The nucleotide window ctatttttctttagtggaagaggaggcaaaatggctcttttgatagtaaaggttgctgacccctgacctaggctaATGGCTGCAAGGTGATGTGTACTCTGCTGACACCTAGTGACCGATGTGCTAACTGCAGCCTGGGCATGAGATACGACATAGGATACTGTGCTATACCCAGGTTAATAGGATAACTTCTTATTTTGACAACGCAATGTAGCCATGGTGCCCTAGGTAGCCTAGTGAGAAATCTAAATCCACATAGATAGATACTTAGATACATCTACAAAACCCATGGTCATTCAAATGAATGGTACACACAGTTTTCTACTGTGCTGATATTTGGTGAATACAGACTGGGGTACAGATCAAACAAAAGTTATGAAGCCTACAGCCAAAAAATGTCTGTTTGTGTGCTACACATTTATAGTGCAAACATTTTATGGGCCATCTCAACCAATATTCCTATTAATGGTGGTGGTGACAGTAATAAAGTTATCTTTGCACTACATGCAAGATCTAAAGTAAAGGAAAACTAATTTCTATATTATACCTTTTCTCTGGCAGATGCTGAGAGCTTCATCCTAGGAAAATGGATGACATCCCATTCCTAAAAACTGGGAATGGTGAGTATAACatcttttttccactttttatccAAATTATCCAGTCCACATTTTTATCCAATGTTTCAGCAAAGGGGTGGGAAGGCAAAGTGAAGCAAACAGCTAGCTTTGCTCTTCAGGTTCAACATTGGCCAAACTAAATTATTGAAGtcaaatgttattatttgtataGCAACCTTTTAGTATAACAGGGTACCTCAAAGGTCTAAGGAGGTTTTTGTTGTGTATTCTACACAGTTCTAAAATCTTTTCTTCCAAGGGAGTTAAAGTTGGTTACCTTTTGTCGCAGGGGAAGGCACCTGACTTTAGCAAGGTGGCAGCCAGGTACTGCCCTAGTGCAGGTGAGTAATAAATCAAGTTAAATATGTGGAGAACTGAGCATGGGGGGGGCTTTGCCATGGATTAATAAAGATACCAATGGAGTCATGGCAGGTCTGAAGATTGACCTACTGACTACTGGTTCCCAGCAGTTAAGAACTTGAATTTAGAGGAGTGAAGCCAAAGGGGAAGACATCCAGAAGAGAGGTGCTCTAGGACAGGATCCTGGTGGTACTGAATTTAGGActgtcacttaaagtggaactcattaaaacaaaaaagacacttacctttacttccctTGATCCCTTATTAATTGGCTTCCATTCGGCCCTGTGCCACcctgcatttaaatgttttccttacaTTGTGGGAAAAGCTAATTTTGAAAAATCCctagatcaggcatgtgcagaaggagcagcctgaagcctccagGTACACAAAACATGTGTATCCCAGGGGACTGAGAGCTTCccatttcaaaaaatacataaaaaaatagaaaaacatttttttactttatattaaaaaggttttatatacaTGAGCACTGCTTTTCTTACAGCTTGCCTGAGATTCAGGAATTAAATAAGGATGCTAAAGGTCAGCTCCTAATATTGACTGTATGGATTGCTTTTGAATGTGAACTTTGTATGACACTCTGCTACACTAACCTGATCTTGATATGTGTTAATTTATGATTAACTCCTTAAAATTGAGACCCAGGAGACTTTATCAGTTTCTTATACCACATTTAATGGTTTTTTAAAGTGACAAGTATATACACATTCTGTCAAAAgtgatatgttttatttacatttctttaactaACCTACTTTTAGGTGTGGGGGGGCATTGTTACCTTTTTCCAGGTTGTGTGCTGTGGCCTGAGCACCAATAACTAGGTCCTAAATTGTCATATAGGACTGGGAGTATGGCAAGGGTAACAAGTAGTGGGTGggtgggtggatggatggatgcgGCCTATTATGTGAACCTTTAGATTTAAATTGAATGGGCAAAGTCATTTATTTGAAAGCTTGAAGCTTTTTGGTCTCAATAGGTCAGCATTATGTAAAAGATATGCTGGTGTGAGTGAAACATGTTACAACAGCTCACACGTAGATGCTGTTTTCCTATTATATTATGACTAATCATGCTGTATTGCTCAAATTAAGTAAGAATTATgaagacaattttatatattgtacaaaaagaaaataattactaaaGACTGAAAAGTATGGTCAAAGTGAATTTACCAACCTTTTGGGCTcaatttattatagctctccaaggctggagaggatacactttcatcagtgaagctgggtgatctaataaacctggaaaggatttcctaaaagtaatttgctatttgttagcaaatgtttcaatcctgaaccaaatcgtTTGCAGgagtgctggatcacccagcttcactgatgaaagtgtatcctctccagccttagagagctttaaacaATCAGACTGTTGGGAGAATTATTCGCCACAAAAAGTGATTTTCATGACAGGACAAGTGATTTACAGCACACGGCAATTAGGACGTCTCCTACTGTGTTCAGACTTTATCAAAAAATCGAACCTCTGTAAAATCATAAAAAGTCACATACAAAGAACgcaaaatacctttattttcttaaaatatatataatggttaacattctgttttattttttcaggataAGTTTATTTTCCATGTAAATATGTCACAATTATGCTGCAAAATATAAGCTTGTCAAGCTATTTCTATGTACTATGAACTACTGGTAGGGGTGTTGTTAGCCTAAATCTGGAGTTAATAGGGATGACagtgctgctcctccatagaaaCAGTATAAAAAGTgagcattataaatatataaaaacatcctGAGGGTGGctagatatactttaaatgcatcctggaaatgtgaaatgtaaaatattacatcctaatggaacctttaaaaaaaatgaatctgtgtATAGAAAATTTATCGCACCAaccactgtaaaaaatgtattttgctgttttcctTCAAttctaggaaaataaataaatacatggctaaaatacatatgtatttactaTTTACCTGTAAAATTGTTGACTAGTCATACTTCTGATACATGCAGTTTTGTTAGTAAATAACATTTCTGTTCTACTCCCTAGTTTACCATTACTGATTTCTAGGGCACTACTAACTGTAAAGAACTGATGACATTACCTAATCAATAAGGAGGCTGGAGGCAACATAGGAAGATGAAAACATGAACCAGAAAAATGATTTGCCTAATCAGGAACTTTGTGTGTCCTGTATCTGGCTGTACAATGCACTTAAATTACAAAATTGGTTGtatagaattacaaatccttgAGCAGATAAAACACTAAACATATGTGTATTTCATCTGCACATTTAGCTGTTTACCTTTTAACAATAAGTCCTAAAATAACTGATTTAAAGAGTGGTGTCATTCTCCCAGAAAAACCTAATCAATGTTTGTTAATATCCATTCTCTGTATTTGGAGACATCAGTGTAGACGCCAGGCTTATTCTCCTCAGCACAACCAGACCCCCAGCTAACAACCCCAAACAGGTGCACTTTGCTGTCCACTTCACACACAAGGGGTCCTCCAGAGTCTCCCTGCAAAggaaaaatactaaattattaatgtttcaataaatattttctctgcaTTAACAATATACTCAATCTTATATAGCTGAAAGAAGTATTCACGTATTAAGGGCAGGTGCACACCTGCATTTTCATTGCATAAATTTGCGTGGCTCCCAGCAGCAGGCAGTTTGCCAGATGTACAAGCATGTGCCCAGCAGCGCTGGCTCAAAAACAACCATTGTGTGGAACTAGGACCGTTCGCTGCAGCCCCTAAGTATTTCCTATTGGACAACCACGGGGTgacgctacatgtagtgtccTCCCAAGCAGCAGAGTTTTCTGACTTGAAGAAGCCATAAatacactgcaacctcactgccagtgtgaagtAAGCCCTAAGCCTTTACAATGTATGTAAACCTACAATGTATGTCCTTGACACAACCACCAAGTATAGGGAAGTTAAGGGACAAATCTAATAAAGCATAACTACAACCTGAAACTAGTGCTTCCACAATCTTGATTGGCTATCTTTGATATGCCGTAACTTCCATGTATACACATGGGAGTAAATTCATCCTAACATTGAGATATACCAAGAATGTTTGCTGAGCTGTgaatgcacagttcagtgtacacatatccaaacaaaaaagtgtattttattgggaaaatagCATTGTAAGTCTCTTCTTATAGAAAAACTGTGTGTTCCTCTTTATTATGCTATTGTAGTTCTTTATTTGGATAGAATCTgttcatttaatatattattaggtacAGCAGACTTTCAAACAGTGCATAGTCATATGGAAAAGAATGTATACCCCATAAAAAACTTTctaacatatttaaacaagaaaCCATTAGATCCTTAAGCAGAACTAANNNNNNNNNNNNNNNNNNNNNNNNNNNNNNNNNNNNNNNNNNNNNNNNNNNNNNNNNNNNNNNNNNNNNNNNNNNNNNNNNNNNNNNNNNNNNNNNNNNNNNNNNNNNNNNNNNNNNNNNNNNNNNNNNNNNNNNNNNNNNNNNNNNNNNNNNNNNNNNNNNNNNNNNNNNNNNNNNNNNNNNNNNNNNNNNNNNNNNNNNNNNNNNNNNNNNNNNNNNNNNNNNNNNNNNNNNNNNNNNNNNNNNNNNNNNNNNNNNNNNNNNNNNNNNNNNNNNNNNNNNNNNNNNNNNNNNNNNNNNNNNNNNNNNNNNNNNNNNNNNNNNNNNNNNNNNNTATGGAAAAGTATACTGTTCAGCCCCATAAACTGGTATTGCCCCCATTATCAAAAAAGTTATATACCAAAACTAGTGTTTGACATTCGTGTAGTATCATTTTGACCACTACCCTGTGCAAAATTCATTCAGGTAATAAATGTTAATTGGTTATTGCTGGTGACTGCTCATTACTGCCATTTCAAATCCCTGACAACTATTCAATAGGATTCAAATCGAGGCTTTCACTAGTTTAGTCAATAATCCTTCATTTCCTTGTTCAAGCCTTTTCTTCGATTTACTAGTGTGCTTCATGATTGTGTTACAAGATACATTTCGACAAATAGTTTCACATTTTGAATTCTCAGTCTATTCTACGATATCAAAGTTAATTCTTTCTTAAAGCTGCCCAGACtgtaaagcagcaaagcaactcAAAACCATAACATTTTATGGTTTGGCaactcagtgtacaatcccattATTGCTGGCTGCTAAAAATTAATGAACTCCTATGAGCATGCAGGTGGGGTATTTCATTCTgtcccggccaatcaagatggtcaaaaacCTAAATTTGAAGGAAGAAAAAGGTCAGGATGGAGCAAAGAGAAGTGAGCTTAGTTCTACCTAAGGTAAAGCTGATTTAACCGAAAATCTTAAAACACTAAAAAGacgatacatttttttcattacctgACATGCATCAACACCTCCTTCCATAAAGCCAGCGCACATCATACCAGCCATTATCTTACTTCCGTGAGAAGAAGGAGATTGACATTGTACGTTGGAAAGGATTGGAACATGCGCTTCCTGCAGATAAAATGCATAATGCTCGGCCcctgtgaataaaaaaattctagtaaaactataaaaaaaataattattatattctagTTGAGGACCGCACATTCAGTTATTTACGTACCATGGTACTGATGACCCCAACCAACCACTTCACAATGTTGTGCGGATGCAGCTGTCATGGTGTTCTGTGGTAAACATACAGGTTGTACAAATTGGGAGAAATGGGCACACACTCCATTTACATCTTGTAGTCTCACCAGTGCTGAGGGGAGCAAACATAATAGTCGTTATTCTGTGGTATATTCCATAATTTTGCTCCTGCTCCTGGATTTATGATAATACTTCCTTACTTGATCCTTATATTGGCTCCAGTGCTTAATAtgagcatacattaacataaggGACATTGCAATTATTAATAtaaaccaagaacaaaatgtaatatattacaggtaACAAGTCCTTAGATATGGAGACTTCATTTTCTCCCTTAGTTTCAAATAACATCAGTTCATcggagtttacatacactttttgaGTTTATTATATTTCAGAGTATATAAAGTTTAAACCATTACTGGCTGTTCTGTACATCAGATCCAAAGATAGGATAGAGTACACTAGGGACTGTTGGGAGAAGCAACAGCTGAGGACTAAACTCAGCAGGACATGGCTGAATTTCTACTCAGTACCGGTATATCTTTTGAATTCTtctatataatgaaataaaatagcaAGTTTGTTTATGCAGAGATCATACATTACCTATATCATTTTGAAAAGTTTCGTCTGAATAGAGTTCATGaagaatgtatttctttactGGAAATGTTACTGTACGTTGATCTGTAGTGTTGAAAAAACTCTGTCCTAGTATCACAGTGATTGCCTTTACACTTGGCCTGGAAAAAAATAGTGCATACTTAAGATAAAAATTCAtgctagaaaaacaaaaaggcaaactaTTGAAAAATTGAAGGGttgaaattgaaaaattaaaagttCTAAATTGTCCACAGCTGTGAGTACCAAGAAAACATCAATGAAGATACTCAGAGATCAATGAGATTCAGGCCTCATGTGCAACAGAAATTTGCGAGCCTCCACACGTTATTCCTGTTCTCACAGGCCTATTCCTGCCATATGAGAAGATTCACCATACACTGGAATTATTGTGGAGGCTGtcattatgaataaaaatgtgttgctgtCACATACTGGGCATGCTTGTATTATTTATAACAGTCCCTTTAGGTATAAGAGACAATTCTGGTAACcttatttttgtatataagaaGCATGTCAGATAAAAGCACAGTTGTAACAAGGGGGACGCTTTGTCTTTGGAACAGCTTTATATTAGAGGATCTGTATTTTGGAAACATCTTTGTTTAGAGTTACAAAATAATgccagagataaaaaaaaatgtaaaaaatatattgatacataGAATCCAGGTAAATAGTTTATGTACATGTGTAATACATATTCTTTACCTGTGCTCCAAACAGTGAGCAGCTGTTACAACCCAGCAGGAAGAAATGAGGGATCCACCACAAAATTGTTCTCCAATATAAATGGCTGCCATATACGGATGAGAAGCAGGAAGCGCCACCAGTCCTCCGACAATACGTGGAGTTAAAGAAGGACTTTTTAGGAACCTTTTTCCACATTCTACCAGTGTTAGTGGATTGACCTTTTTAGTGACTGCTGTAGTGGTAGGGGGAACAGTGGTATGAACAGGACTAGAAGCTTCCGTTATTAGTGGAGGTTTATCGGTTTGTGTCTGAGGTTTGCTTGTTGTTGGTCGTGGTGCATCTGATGACTTTGTTGGACTTGCtaggaaaaacaatacaaaaaaaaatactattttttaaaaatatcagttGTGTTCAGTTATTAACTCCTTCCTGTTCCAGTGAAATGGCAGGTGGTATTTAAAGGATATATcagtgtaatataaaaaataaaatacttttgcatACATGCATGCTTTTACCCTATATACACAGAATGTCTTATTCATTTAAAGACCacacaaatacagaataaaacttTTGACCTGCCAGAAATGCACTGAGTTCAGGTGTTGTctaacaatgcattttttgtgGCACCAACCCTGCCAGTTTTCTCTTTGCTGAGTTTTACTTAAGCCAACATATTCTTCCTTCTCCATGATATGAAAGCTAATCATTCTGTAGTTCCAAGTCAAAGTATAATTGCTCTAATTTCTAAATCCCAACTAAACCTAAATTTGAATAGGGCAAAGACTGTTCAACTTATTAACAAGTTTTGTTACGTCAAGATTGGAGAGTCCTCTTTTCTTaataacaaaaccattttttaatttttttttgatcatttacctttttttgttgatatttcaTCTTTACCTGTTCTTGTATCTCAGCTTGTTTCTCAAGTGAGTTTGATGGACAGGATGATCTTGCAGCTCCCTGGGATATGCACATTACATATCCCGGAGGAAGCATGTTCATTgtaaacacaatgcccctgattcatcaagcagaatcggatgatcgctcgcgcattcgtattcgcgatccgaaatcgtacgccctcgcgctattcagcaactgaaaaagcttgcacCAGATGTGGCATGCAAAATATATGGAGCAGCTTCATCTGTTGGCAGAGAGGGGTCATCAAGAGCCAACATCCAAAGACATAGGTGACAAAGATGGCAATATGGGACAAGACGTGCAACAGAAAAGTGATGAGTGAGTACAGAACAATGCTAGATTTCTTAGGCTGGTTGTTTGTTGTGGGATGTTTATGCTGGAAAATATGGTAACAGGCATTTTACACGGGGAGGCAGGGTCTGCTTTAAACTGAGGTAAACTTATAAAAAATTGATTATGTAATTCAATCAAAACTATTATTAGTCATTATCAGAGAGGTCCAGGGTATATCAGGAACaagtacaatttaaaattataaacGTAATTACTAACTTCATTTAAATCAACATAAAGTCCTCCTCTTGAAGTACTAAAACAGGTCTGTTTGAGCAGCCAAAAACTAAACCTTGAAAGACTGTGCATTCACTAGACAAATTGTTTTAGTGCTTCCAAGCACTTTTACCTACTTATCAGTGGAGAGGTAAGAGTAAACCATAAGAATCTCTACTAATAGGTCGAACAACTTGCATTTAGAATATTTTCCTAATGGGATGTGAGATGAGCTGGCATTCATGAAGGTCTGGAAAATATGTTACAAGATTACGCATGTAGACTTAAAAGAGTTGGTATATCATGAAATATAGCATAAATGTGTAAAGTTTTAAGTTAAGCCTCCTATTGTTAATGGGTGTTTTGCTATTGTAGTATTTCTACAGAAGTGATTAGCTGTACTTAAACAATATCCACCAGAAGGCTCTTGTTTACCTGTTGGTTTCATTGTACCTAGAGGCTGGTGACAATTAGGGATATCACAATGTTCCCAGCTGAGGACTTCATTCTTTTGTATGAAACACCAAGGCTGGGTGTCCCCATCTGGGTTCCTgttaataacaaaatatacactattttattcaaacatgaatatatatatttcaacagcataagaataaatgtttatttgttgctGTTATATAGAAAAGAAGCAGACTTTAGACATAATCTAAGATTCCTGTACTTCACTACAGCCATATTTTTGAAGcactaataataaaatgcactCTTAATTTAGtacatagataaaatatatgACTTTGCAAAGGGATTTACATAGGAATTTACTTTGCACTTACTGGTGAATTTAAAGTTTCCAATGACCACTAACTGTGGAAACCCCCTCAAAAAAGGCGTAGATCATTCAATAGGAGGAGATGGTACCAATTAGGCAGGACGCAAGGTGAAGAAATATAAGCAGGAACACCTGCAATTATTGatgattattataaaaaactaaaattgccACAATATAATTTGGTTTTGTGGCCAAGATATTATACTTTTAGAATCAAACTTTTCATGCACCCTTTATTCAGCTCATGTGATTCCATTTACACTTAGATATGTTACAAAGGTATATGCTATAAATGGCATATTTGTTATAAATGGCTTGATGCCAACATACATTAGtagttcattttttataataatcattAATACTTGCAGGTGTTGCTGATTACATTTCTTCACCTTGCGTCCTGCCTTATTGGTACCATCTCCTCTTATTGAATGATCTGCGCCTATTTTGAGGGGGTATCCACAGTTAGTGGTGATTTGAAACTTTAAACTCACCAGCAAGTACAAAGTAAATTCCTAGGTAAATCCCCTTgcaaattcatatattttatttatgtctaaaCTAAGTGTACATTAAAATACCAGGTCTCCAAATTTTCCAGAAGAAGTGGATACATCAGCGAAACATGTCgaaaatattgtttatgtgaGACCATGTGAACATATGTGAGATGATGtcatttcaaaaattatttatgCTCTTATTAAAGCACTTGCACtgcatttttataattaaactttttatcaatgtattttaaatgatgaaatGAAAGTTTTTCATAtaagtgcctaaaaagtccctccAAATTGAATTTTCTTATATACTTACACATGATTGTTATTTGTATGTGGCACTCAAATATTCAAAAGTTGATTTGCGATCTGTCATGCTGACCAACAATTTAAATAACTAATTtgcttaaaattatttatagatatTATTTGAGGTGTACAGAACATGGTAATGCCAAGCCTGGATTGGTCTGCCCACCAAAAAAGAGGATAAAGaagattttttggggggtttgtggCAAAGCTATATTGTAAGCATTTCACAAACGGTGAACAAATAGTGATATAGTTAACACACAGAGCTGTTCAAATTCCTATTTTCACAACTACTGGTGAGATTAGTTGAAGTGACAAACTAAACAAAGAATTTCAAAACATGCTGTGAAGCTGCAACTATTTcttatgtatttctgtttatttcctGTATATATGTTCTCTATTAGTACCTGGTACAAGTCTATCTTCCTCTTAGGAAGCCCAAGCAAGCTATAAAATCTTGTACATTTTACCTGAGCCACATTTGCTTTATCCATTATTAGTCAGTGTTAACAACAGAATCTTCTCTATGCATTTTGTGATACTTCACCTTGATGTCTCACCTGCAGTATGAATGGGGACCTATCCCATATTTCTTTGCTTGATTTCCACTATACATGGAAACTTCATGCTGaataatgtcagattcccagtttatACATGGTGTGCCTGTCACTGTGACCATTGCAGTCCCTCTATAGCTGGTGCTATTTTCAGAgaagcaattttcatttttatctacGAGACCaaggtaaatatttcataaacatAGAAACATCGTAGGGTAAATATGGGTCATTGCTTTACTGATATGTAGAATAATATTAGTACTTACTTATCTCACAGTGAGGTCCCATAAATCCCTCAGTACAGCCACACACCTTTCCATGTTTGTTTTGAAGGCAGTGTCCTCCATTGAGACATGTTTTGTCAGAGCAGTCTATGagagaagaaaataaacaaaaaaaatatataaaaatgcttacatttcagactattgaaattatttttctctCCCTGAACATCTGCATGCTTCATGTTATGTAATccttttttagcaaaaaaattactattattatattcaCTTGTAACTCACGTTTGCCTGTTGTTTTCTTACAAACAGTACCCTTCTCGCCACAGGTGCATTCTTCCAAAATGGGGGGTTTGTATCGAAGCCATGTATCCCGGGGCTCAAAGTACTGTTGAAGTGTTTCATCATAGCACTTGTCTAAAGGTAAATAGAATAATGGaataaacaaatgaataatttttatgtttatgttctgGCTCTAAGATAGCAACCCTACTTATCTTAATATGTAATTCTTAGTTCTTATTATCTTAATATATCTCATAATAATATATCTCAATATAATGttctgtcatttatttatatttactttgtttctgCAAAGCTGCTAACaaacaaagttacaatatttataattacCTTGGTATTCAGGAAACAATGAAGCCAGAGGTTAACATTCGTAGAAAATAGTTAGCAATTGCAGCCTGCCTTTAAGATAGTAATCATAAGCTCATTCAAAGCAATTGCTCCTAGATCTTAGTTATCCTGATGTTACCTTTTTTCTTTGGTTCCTATTGACCTAAGTTAATGGGCTCTTGTTTGTGTCAGATGGCTTATGCATGCAAATCTATGAGAATGGAAATTCCACCTAGAGCACGTCAGACGGAAGTCAACTACAGGTCAAATGCTCCTGTCAGAAAACTCCAAATTATCTCAGTAGTATCTCAAACTGATGCCCCCAGCACAAGCCCTACATCTGCTCACCTATACTGGCTATTACAAGAGGGTATGACTTTGCAACCAagatttttttaccttaattCCACAACATGGGGAACAGAACTTTGAATACCAGACTTAAGACTTACTACCTACTGTCACACCTACCTCAAGTGCCtgtctcctgcgcatgcaggcaatTTTGAACCAGGGCGTGCCGgttcttccagatttattcagtatcgccccctcccgccggccaatcaggaaaaagtcTTTTAATCGGCCtcggctatttagctagctcagacacagcactctgtgttCGTCCAAGGTATCTCTACTGGTGCCGAAGGCCCCTCATGCTCTGCTGAGCATGTCCTCTACTCGTGTTTAccaattcagtgctttccctgtctagCTCTTGTGTTAACTCCTTGTTTCCCAGTCTGGCATTTCCCTACCTGTTCTCTTCTGCTGCTCCAGCGTCTGTGGTGATCCCCTTGTCACCTGTGCCATCTGTCGCcgtctgtgtctcctgtgttcccctgtgtctacAGGGGCccccgtgtcaccagtgtctatttccagGATTCCTGGTTCTTGAACCCTTGTTCCTGACTTCTCTTGCTAGCTtcctgcctcaaccccagccttGCTTGACTATTCTTCtacctagtgatttggtaccatgcattaTCCTGCCCACAGTGGTGTGTCCAAGAACCACAACCTGGCATCAactagcagcgcaacatcctcaccaataaaagctctggagaagacctggttgctgcttggATTCTaccccttggcccttctcagggcccacagcacttttgtgcaagccatagcgcccctgGAGGTtttgtctccccaagcgtgataCCTACTACTTAATGGCCAAAAGAA belongs to Pyxicephalus adspersus chromosome 2, UCB_Pads_2.0, whole genome shotgun sequence and includes:
- the F12 gene encoding coagulation factor XII, translated to MKLLFLLFLLSLLVVAQAKPRHKEREKHKSGLGGLVLTESGQLCHFPFHHARMVHHTCIKRGKPRLWCSLTRNFDKDKLWSYCVEGPKVTDHCEDNPCEPRGICENTLRGYNCVCHEPYTGKNCKKDKCYDETLQQYFEPRDTWLRYKPPILEECTCGEKGTVCKKTTGKHCSDKTCLNGGHCLQNKHGKVCGCTEGFMGPHCEINKNENCFSENSTSYRGTAMVTVTGTPCINWESDIIQHEVSMYSGNQAKKYGIGPHSYCRNPDGDTQPWCFIQKNEVLSWEHCDIPNCHQPLGTMKPTASPTKSSDAPRPTTSKPQTQTDKPPLITEASSPVHTTVPPTTTAVTKKVNPLTLVECGKRFLKSPSLTPRIVGGLVALPASHPYMAAIYIGEQFCGGSLISSCWVVTAAHCLEHRPSVKAITVILGQSFFNTTDQRTVTFPVKKYILHELYSDETFQNDIALVRLQDVNGVCAHFSQFVQPVCLPQNTMTAASAQHCEVVGWGHQYHGAEHYAFYLQEAHVPILSNVQCQSPSSHGSKIMAGMMCAGFMEGGVDACQGDSGGPLVCEVDSKVHLFGVVSWGSGCAEENKPGVYTDVSKYREWILTNID